The Acetivibrio cellulolyticus CD2 genome segment TTCTTTTGTGCAGCTTATATATTACATGTATTATTATAGTATGATACAATGAATAAGTAAAATTAATAATTTTAATGTATAATATAAGAGGTTCTTATGGATATTAACTTTGAGTTATATAAAGTATTTTATCATGCTGCCAAGAGTAACAGTTTTTCTGATGCAGCCGCTAAGCTCCACGTATCCCAATCAGCGATCAGTCAGTCTATAAAAAACCTTGAGGATAAAACGGGCTCCCAACTTTTCTTCAGAAAGACCCGGGAAATAAAATTGACTTCTGAGGGTGAACTTCTATTTAAGCACATAGAGCAAGCTTATAACTTTATCAAAACTGCTGAAAGCAAGCTACTTGAATCTCAAAATCTTGAGAGCGGTGAAATAAGAATAGGCGTAAGTGATACTATATGCAAATACTACCTTATAGATCCGATTGACAGGTTTATTAAAAAACATCCTAAAGTTAAAATTCAAGTTATAAACAGAACCTCGCATCAGATTCAGGATATCTTGAAGGAAGGTATAATTGACTTTGGAATAGTAACACTTCCTATTCATATCAAGGGAATAACTATTGAAAATTACAAGTCGGTAGAAGATATCTTTGTTGCTTCAAATAAATTTATTGAGCTAAAAGGAAGACAGATTTCATTAAAAGAGCTCTCTAAATATCCCCTTCTAATGCTTGATAGAAACAGTTCAACCCGGCGCAACATTGATTCTTTTTTACAGAAAAAAGGCTTAAATTTGCTTCCTGAAATCGAACTTGAAAGCATTGACCTTCTACTTGAATTTGCCAGAATAGGGCTTGGGATTGCCCATGTTCTCAAAGAAAGTGCAGATTTCCTTATTGATAAAAATGAGCTGTTCGAAGTACGCCTTAAGGAAAAGCTAACTTTGAGGAAACTTGGAATCATCACAATGAAAAATGTTCCTCTTTCCAGAACATCATACGAGTTTATCAATTTTCTCATGGACAAAGATTAACGAATCTTATTTAATTTACTTCTGATATTTA includes the following:
- a CDS encoding LysR family transcriptional regulator, translated to MDINFELYKVFYHAAKSNSFSDAAAKLHVSQSAISQSIKNLEDKTGSQLFFRKTREIKLTSEGELLFKHIEQAYNFIKTAESKLLESQNLESGEIRIGVSDTICKYYLIDPIDRFIKKHPKVKIQVINRTSHQIQDILKEGIIDFGIVTLPIHIKGITIENYKSVEDIFVASNKFIELKGRQISLKELSKYPLLMLDRNSSTRRNIDSFLQKKGLNLLPEIELESIDLLLEFARIGLGIAHVLKESADFLIDKNELFEVRLKEKLTLRKLGIITMKNVPLSRTSYEFINFLMDKD